A single region of the Arthrobacter sp. zg-Y820 genome encodes:
- a CDS encoding CatB-related O-acetyltransferase, with amino-acid sequence MPKLRPLLVHNRIFFLGPGVNSIAESGISYADGMQVQFSPDLQIEPYTTYWAGSGRSLVSMGSFSYTLSTLPSSVSVGRYSSIALGLRVMGAKHPLEWASTSPVFYNRQLMMRTYEGDLAEQPRYQKFEYQAGNITIGNDVWIGENVTLGHGVSVGDGAVIASNAVVTKDVAPYTVVGGVPAKVIRSRFDDETVRLLLEAQWWRYSPSSLRDVDVRHPHEFAANVIELAKTGDIEEYSPSFLDGRELEEAARS; translated from the coding sequence ATGCCAAAACTGAGGCCCTTACTCGTTCATAACCGCATATTCTTCTTGGGTCCTGGCGTCAACTCAATAGCAGAAAGCGGTATTAGCTACGCGGATGGCATGCAGGTTCAATTCTCCCCTGATCTTCAAATTGAGCCCTACACAACATACTGGGCAGGCAGTGGACGCAGTCTTGTGTCGATGGGCTCTTTTTCTTACACGCTTTCGACACTGCCGTCTTCCGTAAGCGTAGGAAGATACTCATCCATCGCATTGGGCCTGCGAGTAATGGGTGCCAAGCACCCACTTGAGTGGGCCTCCACTAGCCCGGTCTTCTATAACCGACAGTTGATGATGAGAACATACGAAGGCGATCTGGCGGAGCAGCCCAGATATCAGAAGTTTGAATATCAAGCTGGAAATATAACAATCGGTAACGATGTCTGGATTGGCGAGAATGTCACCCTAGGACACGGTGTTTCAGTAGGGGATGGAGCAGTTATCGCAAGTAATGCCGTAGTGACAAAGGATGTCGCCCCATACACTGTCGTTGGCGGCGTTCCGGCCAAAGTTATACGTTCCCGTTTTGATGACGAAACAGTGCGCCTCTTACTCGAAGCACAATGGTGGAGATACTCACCGAGCAGTCTTAGGGATGTGGATGTCCGCCATCCGCATGAATTCGCTGCCAACGTCATTGAATTGGCCAAGACTGGTGACATCGAGGAATACTCACCGTCGTTCCTAGACGGGAGAGAACTAGAAGAGGCTGCAAGAAGCTGA
- the recG gene encoding ATP-dependent DNA helicase RecG, whose product MRSNVPPELDFPLERRIGKPSATKLEKHLGLTTVGDLLHHFPRRYMERGELTPIAEIPFDEDVTLIARVQSANARRMQTRKGTLLEVTVTDDASGALGLLHLTFFNGWTAQKDLTVGTRAMFSGKVGVYKKQLTLTNPNYVVLNEEADDEEEAKRPIPLYPAATKLNSWDIKKAVDALLLTLQTEELHDPIPESIRQREHLLGLVEAYEKIHRPAEVGEAYKARHRFRYQEALVLQTALARRRSIAAQEDATARPPRTGGLLDRFDAALPFTLTNGQAEVGRELAADLARPHPMNRLLQGEVGSGKTLVALRAMLQVIDAGGQAALLAPTEVLAAQHYESITRTLGPLGQGGRLGSDEDATQVTLLTGSMNTAQRRAALLDAASGAAGIVVGTHALLSEHVQFADLGLVVVDEQHRFGVEQRDILRTKGRSTPHLLVMTATPIPRTVAMTVFGDLNVSTLSELPAGRAPISTFMAPLAENPAWARRIWERAREEIDAGRQVYVVCPKIGDKEGEPGSDLFYDETAPGSKADKLSLSSVAEMFQQLSEVPALAGVRIGILHGRLEPAEKTETMAAFNRGDIDLLISTTVIEVGVDVHNASMMVIMDADRFGISQLHQLRGRVGRGGLPGTCLLVTRLEPGHPSRERLEAVAATTDGFELSRKDLELRREGDILGASQSGGQSTLKLLRAIQDEPLIEKARADATALVEEDPDLTENPALNEAIEDYLNPEKEAFLERG is encoded by the coding sequence ATGAGGTCTAACGTTCCCCCGGAACTGGACTTCCCGCTCGAGCGGCGCATCGGCAAGCCCTCCGCCACCAAGCTGGAGAAGCATCTGGGCCTGACGACCGTCGGCGACCTGCTCCACCACTTTCCGCGCCGCTACATGGAGCGCGGGGAGCTGACCCCGATCGCGGAAATCCCCTTCGACGAGGACGTCACGCTGATCGCCCGGGTGCAGAGCGCCAACGCCCGGCGCATGCAGACCCGCAAGGGCACGCTCCTGGAGGTGACTGTCACCGATGACGCCAGCGGTGCCCTCGGCCTGCTGCACCTGACCTTCTTCAACGGCTGGACCGCGCAGAAGGATCTCACGGTCGGCACCCGCGCCATGTTCTCCGGCAAGGTGGGCGTCTACAAAAAGCAGCTGACGCTGACCAACCCCAACTATGTGGTGCTCAACGAGGAAGCCGACGACGAGGAAGAGGCCAAGCGGCCCATCCCTCTCTATCCGGCCGCCACCAAGCTCAACAGCTGGGACATCAAAAAGGCAGTCGACGCCCTGCTGCTCACCCTGCAGACCGAAGAGCTGCACGACCCCATCCCGGAGTCCATCCGGCAGCGCGAGCACCTGCTGGGCCTGGTTGAGGCCTACGAGAAAATCCACCGGCCGGCGGAAGTCGGTGAGGCGTACAAGGCCCGGCACCGGTTCCGCTACCAGGAGGCCCTGGTGCTGCAAACCGCCCTGGCGCGGCGGCGGAGCATCGCCGCGCAGGAGGACGCCACCGCCCGTCCGCCGCGGACCGGGGGTCTGCTGGACCGCTTTGATGCCGCCCTGCCGTTCACGCTCACCAACGGCCAGGCCGAGGTCGGCCGGGAGCTGGCAGCGGACCTCGCCCGCCCGCACCCCATGAACCGGCTGCTGCAGGGCGAGGTGGGCTCCGGCAAAACCCTGGTCGCGCTGCGCGCCATGCTCCAGGTGATCGACGCCGGGGGACAGGCGGCGCTGCTGGCCCCCACCGAGGTCCTCGCCGCCCAGCACTACGAGTCCATCACGAGGACCCTGGGTCCGCTGGGCCAGGGCGGACGGCTGGGCAGCGACGAGGACGCCACCCAGGTCACGCTGCTGACCGGCTCCATGAACACCGCGCAGCGCCGTGCCGCCCTGCTGGATGCCGCCAGCGGTGCCGCCGGCATCGTGGTGGGCACACACGCCCTGCTCTCCGAACACGTGCAGTTCGCCGATCTGGGCCTTGTCGTCGTCGACGAGCAGCACCGTTTCGGCGTCGAACAGCGCGACATCCTGCGCACCAAGGGGCGCAGCACTCCGCACCTGCTGGTCATGACCGCCACTCCCATTCCGCGCACCGTGGCCATGACCGTGTTCGGTGACCTCAACGTCTCCACCCTCTCCGAACTGCCGGCCGGCCGGGCGCCGATCTCCACCTTCATGGCGCCGCTGGCGGAAAACCCGGCCTGGGCCCGCCGCATCTGGGAACGTGCCCGCGAGGAGATTGACGCCGGACGGCAGGTGTATGTGGTCTGCCCCAAGATCGGCGACAAGGAGGGGGAGCCGGGCTCCGATCTTTTCTACGACGAGACCGCTCCCGGCAGCAAGGCCGACAAGCTGAGCCTCTCCTCCGTCGCCGAAATGTTCCAGCAGCTCTCCGAGGTGCCGGCGCTCGCCGGCGTGCGGATCGGCATCCTGCACGGGCGGCTGGAACCGGCGGAGAAAACCGAAACCATGGCCGCCTTCAACCGCGGCGACATCGACCTCCTGATCTCCACCACCGTCATCGAAGTGGGCGTGGACGTGCACAACGCGTCAATGATGGTGATTATGGACGCCGACCGGTTCGGGATCTCCCAGCTGCACCAGCTGCGCGGCCGCGTCGGCCGCGGCGGGCTGCCGGGCACCTGCCTGCTGGTCACCCGGCTGGAACCCGGACATCCCAGCCGGGAACGGCTGGAGGCAGTGGCTGCCACCACCGACGGCTTTGAGCTGTCCCGCAAGGACCTGGAGCTGCGCCGCGAGGGGGACATCCTGGGCGCCTCGCAGTCCGGCGGCCAGTCCACGCTGAAGCTGCTGCGGGCCATCCAGGATGAACCCCTGATCGAAAAGGCCCGCGCCGATGCCACGGCCCTGGTCGAGGAGGATCCGGACCTGACGGAGAATCCGGCGCTGAACGAGGCCATCGAGGACTACCTGAATCCGGAGAAGGAAGCCTTCCTGGAGCGCGGCTGA
- a CDS encoding polysaccharide pyruvyl transferase family protein: MPRDLSGEIVETGGYRFAVELVRDGSGSGSAVSVRAADAANAADGCDPESAPEAVLLRSALIGHADLIRLDTTTGAPGETTPGPGTERHLLHRLPPGAPAEQQRAAVEDVRRRLPGLLAPAAAVAAGGREVPENCVNLLWWDERANFGDAVGPWLVRRLTGRTPVNGWRRNLADPPLVAVGSTAGWLEQDGTRVWGAGLMAPLAPAAAERLAGLRGIRIHAVRGELTGAELRSQLGWSVPEIYGDPALLLPRFLPVPDGQPSQGKVAVLPHLDHRGLLGDSDNRGGPGEDRVHVVDARQGLEQVVREVAGARACISSSLHGIIVAQAYGVPWVWVRIEDAVIAGDTFKFRDFFTTLEAAAVSAVSITAAQARTLDPVQLARTATLPRLQIALDALLEAFPLPVLQR; encoded by the coding sequence GTGCCGAGGGACCTATCCGGGGAAATCGTCGAGACGGGCGGTTACCGCTTTGCCGTTGAACTGGTGCGGGACGGCAGCGGCTCCGGAAGTGCGGTGTCGGTGCGGGCCGCTGATGCCGCTAATGCCGCGGACGGATGCGACCCGGAGTCGGCGCCGGAAGCGGTCCTGCTGCGCAGCGCCCTGATCGGGCACGCGGACCTGATTCGCCTGGACACGACGACGGGCGCACCTGGGGAGACAACTCCCGGACCGGGCACCGAACGGCACCTGCTGCACCGCCTGCCACCCGGCGCGCCGGCGGAGCAGCAACGGGCTGCGGTCGAGGATGTGCGACGACGGCTGCCCGGGCTGCTGGCGCCGGCTGCGGCGGTCGCCGCCGGCGGCAGGGAGGTTCCGGAGAACTGCGTGAACCTGCTCTGGTGGGATGAACGCGCCAACTTCGGCGACGCCGTCGGGCCCTGGCTGGTGCGCAGGCTGACCGGGAGGACCCCGGTCAACGGCTGGAGGCGAAACCTTGCCGACCCTCCGCTGGTGGCCGTCGGCTCGACCGCCGGCTGGCTGGAGCAGGACGGCACCCGGGTGTGGGGCGCGGGCCTGATGGCGCCGCTGGCCCCGGCCGCTGCGGAGCGCCTGGCGGGACTGCGCGGTATCCGGATCCACGCGGTGCGCGGAGAGCTTACCGGCGCAGAGCTGCGCTCGCAGCTGGGCTGGAGCGTGCCGGAAATCTACGGCGACCCTGCTCTGCTGCTGCCGCGCTTCCTGCCGGTCCCGGACGGCCAGCCGTCCCAGGGCAAGGTGGCGGTGCTGCCGCACCTCGATCACCGCGGGCTCCTCGGGGATTCCGACAACCGCGGCGGGCCGGGGGAGGACCGGGTCCACGTCGTGGATGCCCGCCAGGGTCTGGAACAGGTGGTGCGGGAAGTGGCCGGCGCCCGGGCCTGCATTTCCAGCTCGCTGCACGGAATCATCGTGGCCCAGGCCTACGGGGTGCCGTGGGTCTGGGTGCGGATCGAGGATGCCGTGATTGCCGGGGACACGTTCAAGTTCCGGGACTTCTTCACCACCCTGGAGGCAGCGGCGGTGTCGGCCGTCAGCATCACCGCGGCACAGGCGCGCACGCTGGACCCGGTGCAGCTGGCCCGCACCGCAACGCTTCCGCGGCTGCAGATCGCGCTGGACGCGTTGCTGGAGGCGTTTCCGCTGCCGGTGCTTCAGCGCTGA
- a CDS encoding aminotransferase class I/II-fold pyridoxal phosphate-dependent enzyme, whose product MSSPSPTPLLRSDSAGGTPPWQRTAAGANLLGTDGALGVTIFEEITVLSGRHSAINLGQGFPDEDGPAEVLEAARAAILDGKNQYAPGQGLPVLRNAVAAHQERFYGLHLDPDTQIIVTTGATEAIAATLLALTGPGDEVLTFEPFYDSYGAVIGLSGATHTTAALLAPDFQPDLATLEESFSERTRVVLVNNPHNPTGAVFPAATLQRIVELAAKYNAVIVTDEVYEHLTFGPRHVPVATLPGAAERTLTISSAGKTFSFTGWKIGWLSGPAELVAAVRAVKSFLSYSSGTPFQGAIALGLGLEDAFFTGIAATLQAKRDVLSAGLRAAGLTVFEPQGTYFVNADVAPLGITDATALARRLPELVGVGAIPVAMFCHEDGARRTRTLLRFAFCKKTEVLQEAAERISKLGQVL is encoded by the coding sequence ATGAGCTCTCCCTCCCCCACACCGCTGTTACGTTCCGACTCCGCCGGTGGAACTCCGCCCTGGCAGCGCACCGCCGCGGGCGCCAATCTGCTGGGCACAGACGGAGCACTGGGGGTGACCATCTTCGAGGAAATCACCGTCCTGTCCGGCCGGCACTCCGCCATCAACCTGGGCCAGGGATTCCCCGACGAGGACGGCCCGGCCGAGGTTCTGGAGGCCGCCCGCGCCGCCATTCTCGACGGCAAGAACCAGTACGCGCCGGGACAGGGACTGCCGGTGCTGCGCAACGCCGTCGCCGCCCATCAGGAGCGCTTCTACGGGCTGCATCTGGACCCGGACACCCAGATCATCGTCACCACCGGCGCCACCGAAGCCATTGCGGCCACGCTGCTGGCGCTCACCGGTCCCGGCGACGAGGTGCTGACCTTCGAGCCGTTCTACGACTCCTACGGCGCGGTGATCGGGCTCAGCGGAGCCACCCACACCACCGCCGCGCTGCTGGCCCCGGACTTCCAGCCGGATCTCGCCACGCTGGAGGAGTCCTTTTCCGAGCGCACCCGGGTGGTGCTGGTCAACAACCCGCACAATCCCACCGGCGCCGTGTTCCCGGCCGCAACGCTGCAGCGGATCGTGGAGCTGGCCGCCAAGTACAACGCGGTGATCGTGACCGACGAGGTCTACGAACACCTCACCTTCGGCCCGCGGCACGTTCCCGTGGCCACCCTCCCCGGAGCCGCGGAGCGCACCCTGACGATTTCCTCGGCGGGCAAGACATTCTCCTTCACCGGCTGGAAAATCGGCTGGCTCTCCGGGCCCGCCGAGCTGGTCGCCGCGGTGCGGGCGGTGAAGTCCTTCCTCAGCTACAGCTCCGGCACCCCGTTCCAGGGCGCCATTGCCCTCGGGCTGGGGCTGGAGGATGCGTTCTTCACCGGCATCGCCGCAACCCTGCAGGCCAAGCGCGACGTCCTCAGCGCCGGGCTGCGCGCCGCCGGCCTGACCGTCTTTGAGCCGCAGGGCACCTACTTCGTGAACGCCGACGTCGCACCCCTGGGCATCACCGACGCCACCGCGCTGGCCCGCCGGCTGCCCGAACTGGTGGGGGTGGGCGCCATCCCCGTGGCGATGTTCTGCCACGAGGACGGCGCCCGCCGGACCCGGACCCTGCTCCGCTTTGCCTTCTGCAAGAAAACCGAAGTGCTGCAGGAAGCGGCCGAACGCATTTCCAAGCTGGGACAGGTGCTCTGA
- a CDS encoding DAK2 domain-containing protein → MKRWLSKAEVSLGNHSDRLNAINIFPVADGDTGTNLYLTLRSASRAIADAETTDIGELLGIAGRAAMEDAKGNSGTLLSVFLTAMAEPLQGTTRLSAPLLASALHRAQLRSWSVLSDPVPGTMLSVLEEAANAARDTEAAQTGDDSNAGLAATLRAVTNAALAAVVHTELQLDALTQAKVVDAGGVGFLLVLDALRAAALGEELQEELLDGLHGYDVQAPHIHGDMPRMEGVEVMCTINLSPLDAATLRLQLDELGDSVIMSAVNAVGEGYRWRVHVHTPDAGIAIDLLRTVGEPMNLTITELSADGHETNEIPEGSGIHEAHEV, encoded by the coding sequence CTGAAGCGATGGTTGAGCAAAGCCGAAGTGTCTCTGGGTAACCACAGTGACCGGCTTAATGCGATCAATATCTTTCCGGTGGCCGACGGCGACACCGGCACCAATCTCTACCTCACCCTCCGCTCCGCCTCGCGCGCCATCGCCGACGCCGAGACCACTGACATCGGCGAACTGCTGGGTATTGCCGGCCGGGCCGCCATGGAGGACGCCAAGGGCAATTCCGGCACTCTGCTCTCCGTCTTCCTGACCGCCATGGCCGAGCCCCTGCAGGGCACCACCCGCCTCTCGGCGCCGCTGCTGGCCTCCGCACTGCACCGCGCGCAGCTGCGGTCCTGGTCCGTGCTCAGCGATCCCGTTCCCGGCACCATGCTCTCGGTGCTGGAGGAGGCCGCCAACGCTGCCCGGGACACCGAAGCCGCCCAGACCGGCGACGACAGCAACGCCGGGCTGGCCGCCACCCTGCGCGCGGTCACGAATGCCGCCCTGGCCGCCGTCGTGCACACCGAACTGCAGCTGGACGCCCTGACCCAGGCCAAAGTAGTCGACGCCGGCGGCGTCGGGTTCCTGCTTGTCCTGGACGCCCTGCGCGCTGCCGCGCTGGGCGAGGAACTGCAGGAGGAACTGCTTGACGGCCTGCACGGGTACGACGTGCAGGCTCCGCACATTCACGGCGACATGCCGCGGATGGAGGGCGTGGAAGTGATGTGCACCATCAACCTCAGCCCGCTGGACGCCGCGACCCTGCGTCTGCAGCTGGATGAGCTGGGGGACTCGGTGATCATGAGCGCCGTGAACGCCGTGGGGGAGGGCTACCGCTGGCGCGTGCACGTCCACACGCCCGACGCCGGAATCGCCATCGATCTGCTCCGTACCGTGGGCGAGCCCATGAACCTGACCATCACCGAGCTTTCCGCCGATGGCCACGAAACCAATGAAATTCCCGAGGGCAGCGGAATCCACGAGGCCCATGAGGTCTAA
- a CDS encoding fused MFS/spermidine synthase, translated as MAGKTTSNRSNNSGRTPSRLLRGIGAHATITGDGFSPGAWVLSIGGAEQSHVNLAHPEEIFYEYLRRIGNVLDLAAPAGQPLRALHLGAGALTLTRYLQATRPGSEQHAVELERELLDFVLAHLPLPEGTVLETVIGDAREALSRYEPGSFDAIVLDVFAGADAPEHLTTPEFYAEAAALLSPAGVLLVNVGDDPGLAFCRGQVRAVREGLAGIPGAGFAALGPKSMFTGRYPGNIVLAATAFPWPEEWTAQLLAAGPHPADVLTGERLDVFASGR; from the coding sequence ATGGCCGGGAAGACGACGAGCAACCGATCGAACAACAGCGGCCGCACACCCTCGAGGCTGCTGCGCGGCATCGGCGCCCATGCCACCATCACCGGGGACGGCTTCAGCCCCGGTGCCTGGGTGCTGAGCATCGGAGGGGCCGAGCAGTCGCACGTGAACCTGGCGCATCCGGAGGAGATCTTCTACGAGTATCTGCGCCGGATCGGCAACGTGCTGGACCTGGCCGCGCCCGCGGGGCAGCCGCTGCGGGCCCTGCATCTGGGCGCCGGCGCGCTGACCCTCACCCGGTATCTGCAGGCCACCCGGCCCGGCTCCGAGCAGCACGCCGTGGAACTGGAGCGGGAACTGTTGGACTTTGTCCTGGCGCATCTGCCGCTGCCCGAGGGCACCGTGCTGGAGACGGTCATTGGTGATGCCCGCGAGGCGCTCTCGCGCTATGAACCCGGCTCCTTCGACGCCATTGTGCTCGATGTCTTCGCCGGCGCCGATGCTCCGGAGCACCTGACCACGCCGGAGTTCTACGCCGAGGCCGCGGCCCTGCTCTCCCCCGCCGGAGTGCTGCTGGTGAATGTGGGCGACGACCCCGGGCTGGCGTTCTGCCGGGGGCAGGTCCGCGCCGTGCGGGAAGGGCTGGCCGGAATTCCCGGCGCGGGTTTCGCGGCGCTGGGGCCGAAGTCCATGTTCACCGGCCGCTATCCGGGCAACATTGTGCTCGCCGCGACAGCCTTCCCCTGGCCCGAGGAGTGGACGGCCCAGCTGCTGGCGGCTGGTCCGCATCCGGCGGACGTCCTGACCGGTGAGCGGCTGGATGTCTTCGCTTCGGGCCGCTAG
- the rsmD gene encoding 16S rRNA (guanine(966)-N(2))-methyltransferase RsmD, which produces MSRIIAGTAGGTSLTSVPGTGTRPTTDRVKEALFSRLESYDILAGARVLDLFAGSGALGVESASRGAVSVDLVELADKAAGTCKQNAKLINDAAGRSVVNVHRAKADTYLLRVPADVTWDLVFLDPPYDQDEEDLAAVLRALPRHLAEGAVVVLERSTRSPEPVWPAGMERFSERKYGETTLWFAEPAQADDDEAAAGS; this is translated from the coding sequence ATGAGCCGCATCATTGCCGGAACCGCCGGCGGAACCTCCCTGACCAGCGTTCCCGGAACAGGAACCCGCCCCACCACGGACCGGGTGAAGGAAGCATTGTTCTCCCGGCTCGAGTCCTACGACATCCTGGCCGGCGCCCGCGTGCTGGACCTGTTTGCCGGATCCGGCGCCCTCGGCGTGGAAAGCGCCAGCCGCGGCGCGGTCTCCGTGGACCTGGTGGAGCTGGCCGACAAGGCCGCCGGCACCTGCAAGCAGAACGCCAAACTGATCAACGACGCCGCCGGCCGCAGCGTCGTCAACGTGCACCGCGCCAAGGCCGACACTTACCTGCTGCGCGTCCCCGCCGACGTCACCTGGGACCTGGTGTTCCTGGATCCGCCCTACGACCAGGACGAGGAAGACCTCGCCGCGGTGCTCCGGGCACTGCCGCGGCACCTGGCCGAGGGCGCCGTCGTCGTGCTGGAACGCTCCACCCGTTCACCGGAGCCGGTGTGGCCGGCTGGAATGGAACGCTTCAGCGAACGCAAGTACGGCGAGACCACGCTCTGGTTCGCCGAGCCGGCGCAGGCCGACGACGACGAAGCCGCCGCAGGCTCCTAG
- the rpmF gene encoding 50S ribosomal protein L32 — protein sequence MAVPKRKMSRSNTRARRSQWKATAPNLVKTVENGRVTYSLPHQAKVVTDSAGTALFLEYKGRKVADV from the coding sequence GTGGCTGTTCCCAAGCGGAAAATGTCCCGCTCGAATACGCGTGCACGCCGGTCCCAGTGGAAGGCAACTGCCCCCAACCTGGTGAAAACCGTTGAAAACGGCCGCGTTACCTACAGCCTGCCTCACCAGGCCAAGGTCGTGACCGACTCAGCTGGTACCGCGCTGTTCCTTGAATACAAGGGCCGCAAGGTAGCGGACGTCTAA
- a CDS encoding ElyC/SanA/YdcF family protein translates to MLPSLRALPHRLVVRLQRGVPRRVDVAVTVFFSALLIWLFAAVNLFYYPQVHEPAQADAVVVLAGAAAERLPVGRELAAEGYAPELVLSSTDTRGNLITDLYCDYTAGDTVSEDPASAAVTCFFPEPMTTRGEARTIARLAADNGWDNLIVVTSRYHLLRSETNISQCTTANLTMVPSDPELSPGQWLGRFAEETGGLAAAVLRPTCASRI, encoded by the coding sequence ATGCTTCCCTCTCTCCGCGCCCTGCCGCACCGCCTGGTGGTCCGGCTCCAGCGCGGAGTGCCGCGCCGCGTGGACGTGGCCGTCACCGTCTTTTTCTCCGCGCTGCTGATCTGGCTCTTCGCTGCGGTCAACCTCTTTTATTACCCGCAGGTGCACGAGCCGGCGCAGGCCGACGCCGTAGTGGTGCTCGCCGGGGCCGCTGCGGAGCGCCTGCCGGTGGGCCGGGAGCTGGCGGCCGAGGGGTACGCCCCCGAGCTGGTGCTTTCCAGCACCGATACCCGCGGCAACCTGATCACCGATCTGTACTGCGACTACACCGCCGGCGACACCGTCAGCGAGGATCCCGCCAGTGCGGCGGTGACCTGCTTCTTTCCGGAACCGATGACCACCCGCGGCGAGGCGCGCACCATTGCGCGGCTGGCCGCCGACAACGGCTGGGACAACCTGATTGTGGTCACCTCCCGCTATCACCTGCTGCGCTCGGAAACCAACATCAGCCAGTGCACGACGGCGAACCTCACCATGGTGCCCTCCGATCCCGAACTTTCCCCCGGGCAGTGGCTGGGCAGGTTTGCCGAGGAGACCGGCGGGCTCGCCGCCGCGGTGCTGCGGCCCACCTGCGCGAGCAGGATTTAG
- the coaD gene encoding pantetheine-phosphate adenylyltransferase — protein sequence MRRAVCPGSYDPIHNGHVEVIARAASLFDEVIVAVSTNYAKKYQFSGPERLAMARETLGALRGVSVLPMGDGLLADFCREHGVDAIVKGLRSVQDYQYELPMAVMNRHLTGVETVFLPAESRYTHLSSTLIKEVSALGGDVNELVPRAAYRRLQQAQGA from the coding sequence ATGCGACGCGCTGTATGCCCCGGATCCTATGACCCCATCCACAACGGACACGTAGAGGTGATCGCGCGTGCGGCCAGTCTCTTTGATGAAGTGATCGTGGCGGTGTCCACCAACTACGCCAAGAAGTACCAGTTTTCCGGCCCGGAACGCCTGGCCATGGCCCGGGAAACCCTGGGTGCCCTGCGCGGAGTCTCAGTGCTGCCGATGGGCGACGGACTCTTGGCCGATTTCTGCCGCGAGCACGGCGTGGACGCCATCGTGAAGGGCCTGCGCTCGGTTCAGGACTACCAGTACGAACTGCCGATGGCCGTCATGAACCGTCACCTCACCGGCGTCGAAACCGTGTTCCTGCCGGCCGAAAGCCGCTACACGCACCTGTCCTCCACCCTGATCAAGGAAGTTTCGGCGCTCGGCGGCGACGTCAACGAACTGGTGCCCCGCGCCGCTTACCGGCGGCTGCAGCAGGCCCAAGGGGCCTAA
- a CDS encoding YceD family protein: MAISVKDLGRSPGVMRTMQEHVPAPKDFGVALIGVPEGTDLDLDLRFEAVHEGILVSGTVIAPVQGECGRCLKPIAYDEEVDVQELFYYEDAESFGTEEEEEQHRIERDVIDLEPVLRDAVVTTLPFQPVCREDCEGLCSECGARLEEDPGHHHQTVDPRWAALSGLAGSVADNSAATSTESDEREES; the protein is encoded by the coding sequence TTGGCCATCAGCGTCAAGGATCTCGGGCGCAGCCCGGGTGTTATGCGGACAATGCAGGAACATGTTCCGGCACCGAAGGACTTCGGTGTTGCGCTTATCGGCGTGCCGGAAGGAACAGATCTCGATCTGGACCTGAGGTTCGAAGCCGTGCACGAGGGGATTTTGGTATCCGGAACCGTCATCGCTCCTGTTCAGGGAGAATGCGGACGGTGCCTGAAGCCCATCGCGTACGACGAAGAAGTCGATGTGCAGGAACTCTTCTACTACGAGGACGCTGAGTCTTTCGGAACAGAAGAGGAAGAAGAGCAACACCGGATCGAGCGAGATGTCATCGATCTTGAGCCGGTTTTGCGGGACGCAGTGGTCACCACCCTGCCGTTCCAGCCGGTGTGCCGGGAGGACTGCGAAGGCCTTTGCTCCGAATGCGGAGCGCGCCTTGAGGAGGATCCGGGTCACCACCACCAAACAGTGGATCCTCGCTGGGCAGCCCTCTCCGGGCTGGCTGGCAGCGTCGCAGACAATTCTGCGGCAACAAGTACAGAGTCAGACGAGAGAGAAGAGAGTTAG
- the rnc gene encoding ribonuclease III — translation MKNTEELLKRLGVDIDAGTLRLALTHRSYAYEQGGIPTNERLEFLGDSILGFSVTDALYRDNPELSEGELAKRRSAVVSTRALAGVARELELGQYILLGQGEKLTKGRDKSSILADTTEALIGAVYLCHGIETARAMVMRLIGPLLRNADALGAGTDWKTSIQEIAASRKLGDIEYKVTGSGPDHSRSFVAVLHIGDKPYGTGTGHSKKEAEQEAAAATWKMVRPTGSSAAAGA, via the coding sequence GTGAAGAATACTGAAGAGCTTCTGAAGCGTCTCGGTGTCGATATCGACGCCGGGACGCTTCGTCTTGCCCTAACGCACCGCTCCTACGCTTACGAGCAGGGCGGCATCCCCACGAACGAACGCCTTGAGTTCCTGGGTGACTCCATCCTGGGCTTTTCCGTCACGGATGCGCTGTACCGGGACAACCCGGAACTGTCCGAGGGCGAACTGGCCAAGCGCCGGTCCGCCGTCGTCAGCACCCGCGCGTTGGCCGGCGTGGCCCGCGAACTGGAACTGGGCCAGTACATTCTGCTCGGCCAGGGTGAGAAACTCACCAAGGGCCGGGACAAGTCCTCGATCCTCGCGGACACCACCGAAGCCCTGATCGGCGCCGTCTACCTCTGCCACGGGATTGAAACCGCCCGGGCCATGGTGATGCGACTGATCGGGCCGCTGCTGCGCAACGCCGACGCCCTGGGCGCCGGCACCGACTGGAAAACCAGCATCCAGGAGATCGCGGCCAGCCGAAAGCTCGGCGACATAGAATACAAGGTCACCGGCTCCGGCCCCGATCATTCCCGCAGCTTCGTTGCCGTGCTTCACATCGGCGACAAGCCCTACGGCACCGGCACCGGACACTCCAAGAAGGAAGCGGAGCAGGAAGCTGCCGCCGCGACCTGGAAGATGGTGCGCCCCACCGGCAGCTCCGCGGCCGCCGGAGCCTAG